In a single window of the Actinomycetota bacterium genome:
- the hypE gene encoding hydrogenase expression/formation protein HypE gives MAEQRPGEGELDVSGWTCPVPLRRHQRVVLGHGGGGVLSAELIEHLFLPAFGEAARTATLADAAVLELGEGVRLAFSTDSYVVRPLVFPGGDIGELAVYGTVNDLAMRGAVPLALSTAFVLEEGLELALLGRVAESMGRAARRVGVGLVTGDTKVVEAGHGDGLYVNTTGIGLVPRGVDVRPDGARPGDVVIVSGPIGLHGIAVLSVRDGIEFATEVRSDTAPLHDLVAAMLAAAAGVHVLRDPTRGGLAASLCEIAATSGAGIEIVESAVPVPAEVEAACNLLGLDPLHVANEGKLVAFVAADDADAVLAAMQGTEVGAGSVVVGRVTADHPGLVVARTALGATRIVDRPLGEQLPRIC, from the coding sequence ATGGCTGAGCAGCGACCCGGCGAGGGCGAGCTCGACGTTTCCGGGTGGACGTGCCCGGTGCCGCTGCGCCGCCATCAGCGCGTCGTGCTCGGGCACGGCGGCGGGGGAGTGCTGTCGGCGGAGTTGATCGAGCACCTCTTCCTGCCCGCATTCGGCGAGGCCGCGCGGACGGCGACCCTCGCCGACGCGGCGGTGCTCGAGCTGGGTGAAGGTGTGCGGCTGGCGTTCAGCACCGACTCGTACGTGGTGCGTCCCCTCGTGTTCCCCGGCGGCGACATCGGTGAGCTCGCGGTGTACGGAACGGTCAACGACCTGGCGATGCGCGGCGCCGTTCCACTGGCGCTCTCGACTGCCTTCGTCCTGGAGGAGGGACTGGAGCTGGCGCTGCTCGGGCGTGTGGCCGAGTCGATGGGCCGGGCCGCGCGTCGGGTCGGCGTCGGCCTCGTCACGGGCGACACCAAGGTGGTCGAAGCCGGGCACGGCGATGGGCTGTACGTGAACACGACCGGCATCGGCCTGGTACCCCGTGGTGTCGACGTGCGCCCGGACGGGGCCCGCCCCGGCGACGTGGTGATCGTCAGCGGTCCGATCGGCCTGCACGGCATCGCCGTGCTGAGCGTGCGTGACGGCATCGAGTTCGCCACGGAGGTCCGTTCGGACACCGCGCCGCTGCACGACCTCGTCGCCGCGATGCTTGCCGCGGCTGCCGGCGTCCACGTACTCCGTGACCCGACGCGGGGCGGCCTGGCCGCGTCACTGTGCGAGATCGCAGCCACGTCGGGCGCCGGAATCGAGATCGTCGAGTCCGCGGTGCCCGTGCCGGCCGAGGTCGAAGCCGCGTGCAACCTGCTCGGGCTCGACCCGTTGCACGTGGCGAACGAGGGCAAGCTGGTTGCCTTCGTCGCCGCCGACGATGCCGACGCCGTGCTCGCGGCGATGCAGGGCACCGAGGTGGGTGCGGGCTCGGTCGTCGTCGGCCGTGTCACCGCGGATCATCCGGGTCTCGTCGTGGCCCGCACCGCGCTCGGCGCGA